In one window of Leptolyngbya sp. CCY15150 DNA:
- the sds gene encoding solanesyl diphosphate synthase — MTSALSLFSPVEADLSLLSENLKQLVGARHPILYAAAEHLFGASGKRVRPAIVLLLSRASAADGCITPRHRRLAEITEMIHTASLVHDDVVDESEVRRGIPTVHSSFGNRVAVLAGDFLFAQSSWYLANLDNLEVVKLLSQVIMDLAEGEIRQGLNRFEVDLSLDAYLEKSYYKTASLIANSAKAAAVLSEVSAAWADDFYNYGRHLGLAFQIVDDILDFTGSADSLGKPAGSDLKSGNLTAPVLYALEEKPYLETLIEREFAQEGDLDQAIALVVASEGIQRSRDLAAHHAQTAVQHLECLPASDERQALMSLGDYVLRRLY, encoded by the coding sequence ATGACCTCAGCGCTTTCTCTCTTTTCCCCCGTCGAAGCCGATCTGAGTTTGCTTTCTGAGAACTTGAAGCAGTTGGTTGGTGCGCGTCATCCAATTTTGTACGCGGCCGCAGAGCATTTATTTGGGGCATCTGGGAAGCGTGTGAGGCCTGCCATTGTTCTGCTGCTCTCGCGGGCCTCTGCGGCGGATGGATGCATCACCCCTCGCCACCGCCGCCTTGCCGAAATCACCGAGATGATTCACACCGCCAGCTTGGTGCATGATGACGTGGTGGATGAATCGGAGGTGCGGCGCGGGATTCCCACGGTACACAGCAGTTTTGGTAATCGCGTAGCGGTGTTGGCTGGAGACTTCTTGTTTGCCCAGTCTTCTTGGTATTTGGCGAACCTAGACAACCTTGAGGTGGTGAAGCTGCTCTCCCAGGTGATTATGGATTTGGCGGAGGGCGAAATTCGTCAAGGGCTGAATCGCTTTGAGGTCGATCTCTCCCTCGACGCTTATTTAGAAAAGAGCTATTACAAAACCGCGTCGTTGATTGCCAACAGCGCCAAGGCGGCGGCGGTGCTGAGCGAGGTGTCTGCAGCTTGGGCCGATGACTTCTATAACTATGGTCGTCATTTGGGACTAGCGTTCCAAATTGTGGATGACATTCTCGACTTTACCGGCTCTGCAGATTCCCTCGGCAAGCCGGCTGGCTCCGACTTGAAGAGTGGCAACCTAACGGCTCCGGTGCTCTATGCCCTTGAAGAAAAACCCTATTTAGAAACGCTGATCGAACGTGAGTTTGCTCAGGAGGGCGATCTCGATCAAGCGATCGCCCTGGTAGTGGCTAGTGAAGGTATTCAGCGATCGCGAGACTTGGCCGCCCACCATGCCCAAACCGCAGTCCAGCATTTAGAATGCCTGCCGGCTTCCGATGAACGTCAGGCCCTGATGAGCTTGGGAGATTATGTATTGCGACGGCTCTATTAA
- the hetZ gene encoding heterocyst differentiation protein HetZ, whose protein sequence is MGSISELLFQEFRDATQASAQNCREVSLRLAHEVSRICTESQRIQRSGEVDTWMVTLARHRLNQCLKYNRLGSRRGRVELHSTLSAVIYRYITPPQVQSSYQARLTLIEDFLQGFYIESLNAFRRENQVPSDYRPRSLLELSEYMAFTERYGKRRIPLPGRRSQQLIILRAQTFSQQQPPETMVDMEQAAEGSSPDGDRSWSTAPLQQVREQMVAREPDTDESSLRRTVIQELMAYLEERQQEDCANYFSLRLKDLPASEIEAILGLTPRQRDYLQQRFKYHLIRFALSHHWELVHQWLEADLERNFGLTPHQWARLQEQITPKQAELLQLKQDKVEDGAIAQILGCTLTQLHKQWSKLLELAWEIRNS, encoded by the coding sequence GTGGGGTCGATTTCTGAACTGCTATTTCAAGAATTCCGGGATGCTACCCAAGCCTCTGCTCAGAACTGTCGAGAGGTGTCACTTCGTTTAGCTCATGAAGTGAGTCGCATTTGTACCGAGAGCCAGCGTATTCAGCGTTCTGGGGAAGTAGACACCTGGATGGTGACGCTGGCCCGGCACCGGCTGAATCAATGCCTGAAGTACAACCGTTTGGGGTCGCGGCGGGGACGGGTTGAGCTACACAGCACCCTCAGCGCTGTGATCTATCGCTACATTACGCCACCCCAGGTGCAGTCTAGCTACCAGGCTCGGCTGACGCTGATTGAAGATTTCCTGCAGGGCTTTTACATCGAGTCGCTCAATGCCTTTCGTCGGGAAAACCAGGTGCCCAGCGATTATCGGCCGCGTAGCTTGCTGGAGCTGTCGGAATATATGGCGTTTACCGAACGCTATGGCAAACGGCGCATTCCGCTGCCGGGGCGACGCAGTCAGCAGTTGATTATTCTGCGGGCTCAGACCTTTTCCCAGCAGCAGCCTCCCGAAACCATGGTGGATATGGAGCAGGCGGCGGAGGGCAGTAGTCCTGATGGCGATCGCAGTTGGAGTACGGCACCCCTGCAGCAGGTGCGCGAACAAATGGTGGCGCGGGAGCCCGACACGGATGAAAGTTCCCTGCGGCGCACGGTTATTCAAGAGCTAATGGCCTACCTAGAAGAACGGCAGCAGGAAGACTGTGCCAACTATTTTTCTCTGCGGTTGAAAGATCTGCCAGCCAGCGAGATTGAGGCTATCTTAGGACTAACGCCACGCCAGCGCGACTATTTACAGCAGCGGTTTAAATATCATTTAATTCGCTTTGCCCTATCCCATCATTGGGAACTGGTGCATCAGTGGCTGGAGGCGGACCTAGAGCGCAACTTTGGTCTGACGCCTCACCAGTGGGCTCGCCTGCAAGAGCAGATTACGCCGAAGCAGGCAGAACTCTTGCAGTTGAAGCAAGACAAGGTGGAGGATGGGGCGATCGCTCAGATCCTCGGCTGTACCCTCACGCAACTTCACAAACAATGGTCAAAACTGCTAGAACTGGCCTGGGAAATTCGCAACAGCTAG
- the acs gene encoding acetate--CoA ligase, giving the protein MSESTIESGLQEKRVFYPSAEFSSQAQVKSLDEYQQLYDRAQADPQTFWAELAEQELHWFQPWHTVLDWQPPFAQWFVGGQTNVSYNCLDRHLTTWRRNKAALIWEGEPGDSRTLTYAQLHREVCQFANALKQLGVGKGDVVGIYMPMIPEAAIAMLACARIGAPHSVVFGGFSAEAVRDRLADGKAKLVVTADGGWRKDAIVPLKTQVDRAIADGAVPTVENVLVVRRTGQDIDMQPGRDHWWHDLQPTVSADCPAEPMDSEDVLFVLYTSGSTGKPKGVVHTTAGYNLYAHMTTKWIFDLQDTDVYWCTADVGWITGHSYIVYGPLSNGATSVMYEGAPRPSNPGCFWDVVEKYGVTIFYTAPTAIRAFIKMGSDLPQARDLSSLRLLGTVGEPINPEAWMWYHTVIGKERCPIVDTWWQTETGGVMITPLPGATPTKPGSATRPLPGILADVVDLDGNSVPDNEGGYLVVRHPWPGMMRTVYGDPDRFRRTYWEHIPPKDGRYLYFAGDGARRDEDGYFWVMGRVDDVINVAGHRLGTMEIESALVSHPAVAEAAVVGRPDEVKGNEIVAFVTLESDQEPTEELAKALKKHVGQEIGAIARPGDIRFSDALPKTRSGKIMRRLLRSIASGQEVSGDTSTLEDRSVLDKLRGGA; this is encoded by the coding sequence ATGTCAGAATCTACAATTGAGTCGGGTTTACAGGAGAAGCGGGTTTTCTATCCCTCGGCTGAGTTTTCGTCCCAGGCGCAGGTGAAGAGCCTCGATGAGTATCAGCAACTCTATGATCGCGCTCAGGCAGATCCGCAAACATTTTGGGCCGAGTTGGCTGAGCAAGAACTGCATTGGTTCCAGCCTTGGCATACCGTTTTGGACTGGCAACCTCCCTTTGCACAGTGGTTTGTGGGAGGGCAGACCAATGTTTCGTACAACTGCTTGGATCGCCATCTCACCACTTGGCGGCGGAATAAAGCGGCGCTGATCTGGGAAGGCGAACCCGGCGACTCCCGCACCCTCACCTATGCTCAGCTTCATCGGGAGGTGTGCCAATTTGCCAATGCGCTCAAGCAGTTGGGCGTGGGCAAGGGGGATGTGGTGGGCATTTATATGCCAATGATCCCGGAAGCAGCGATCGCCATGTTGGCCTGTGCTCGGATCGGTGCGCCCCACAGTGTAGTGTTCGGCGGCTTCAGTGCGGAGGCCGTACGCGATCGCCTAGCCGATGGTAAGGCTAAGTTGGTGGTGACGGCGGATGGCGGATGGCGGAAAGATGCCATCGTGCCCCTGAAAACCCAGGTGGATCGAGCGATCGCGGATGGTGCGGTGCCGACCGTGGAGAACGTGCTGGTAGTGCGGCGCACCGGGCAGGACATTGACATGCAGCCAGGGCGCGACCATTGGTGGCACGATCTCCAGCCCACCGTGTCGGCAGATTGCCCGGCAGAACCCATGGACAGTGAAGACGTGCTGTTCGTGCTCTACACCTCCGGCAGCACCGGCAAACCCAAGGGTGTGGTGCATACCACGGCGGGCTACAACCTCTACGCCCACATGACCACCAAGTGGATCTTCGATCTCCAGGATACCGATGTCTACTGGTGTACAGCAGATGTGGGCTGGATTACCGGACATAGCTACATCGTCTATGGCCCGCTCTCGAATGGGGCCACCAGCGTCATGTATGAAGGCGCACCCCGTCCCTCCAATCCCGGTTGTTTCTGGGATGTGGTAGAAAAATATGGCGTCACCATTTTCTACACTGCTCCCACCGCAATTCGGGCTTTTATCAAAATGGGGTCAGACTTACCCCAAGCTCGTGACCTGTCCTCCCTGCGCCTGCTGGGTACTGTGGGCGAACCCATTAACCCAGAAGCCTGGATGTGGTATCACACGGTGATTGGCAAGGAACGCTGTCCTATTGTGGATACCTGGTGGCAAACGGAGACTGGTGGTGTGATGATTACGCCGCTGCCGGGAGCAACGCCTACCAAGCCAGGCTCAGCTACTCGACCGTTACCGGGCATTTTGGCAGATGTGGTTGACCTAGATGGTAACTCAGTACCAGATAACGAGGGCGGCTATCTAGTGGTTCGCCATCCTTGGCCAGGAATGATGCGCACGGTCTACGGCGACCCCGATCGCTTCCGGCGTACCTATTGGGAGCATATTCCCCCCAAAGATGGTCGGTATCTCTACTTTGCCGGGGATGGAGCCCGGCGGGATGAAGATGGCTACTTCTGGGTGATGGGGCGCGTGGATGATGTGATCAACGTCGCGGGGCATCGTCTGGGCACCATGGAGATTGAATCTGCCTTAGTGTCCCACCCTGCCGTGGCGGAAGCCGCTGTCGTGGGGCGTCCTGATGAGGTGAAGGGGAATGAAATTGTTGCCTTCGTCACCTTAGAGAGCGATCAAGAACCTACTGAGGAATTAGCTAAGGCGCTGAAAAAACACGTTGGGCAAGAAATTGGAGCGATCGCTCGTCCGGGTGATATTCGCTTCAGTGATGCCTTACCCAAGACGCGATCGGGTAAGATCATGCGTCGTTTATTGCGATCGATTGCTTCTGGGCAAGAAGTGTCTGGAGATACGTCAACCCTAGAAGATCGCTCGGTGCTCGATAAGCTACGGGGTGGCGCGTAG
- a CDS encoding excisionase family DNA-binding protein — MAKNITNAQAMIAPTAADTALARESSRQLSKFLDKYSLVGSQVPDVRLLVQADNEPEEVVVIPASAFRLLTDILAQMACGNAVTLIPVHAELSTQQAADLLNVSRPFLISLIENDKIPYRNVGTHRRIRFDDLMTYKQSIDQARLQTLEELAREAQELDMGY, encoded by the coding sequence ATGGCTAAAAACATCACTAATGCTCAAGCAATGATTGCGCCAACTGCCGCCGATACAGCGCTTGCGCGTGAGTCAAGCCGTCAACTGTCAAAATTTCTAGATAAATATTCTCTGGTTGGTAGCCAAGTGCCAGACGTCCGTCTGCTTGTGCAAGCAGATAATGAACCAGAAGAGGTGGTTGTTATTCCAGCTTCTGCCTTTCGCCTTTTGACGGATATTCTGGCGCAGATGGCTTGTGGTAATGCGGTCACGTTGATTCCTGTACATGCTGAATTGTCTACTCAACAGGCAGCAGATCTGCTAAATGTATCTCGCCCATTTTTAATTAGTTTGATTGAGAATGACAAGATTCCGTATCGAAACGTCGGAACCCATCGTCGGATACGCTTTGATGATCTCATGACGTATAAGCAGTCCATTGATCAAGCACGACTTCAAACGCTTGAAGAGCTTGCACGCGAGGCCCAAGAGCTTGACATGGGCTATTGA
- a CDS encoding PIN domain-containing protein — MVGSLIALFDACVLYPAPLRDFLMHLALTDLFRAKWTDEIHDEWIRNLLKNRADLTQERLQRTRNLMNSHVRDCLVFGYEELIPSLTLPDQSDRHVLAAAIYSGADVIVTYNLSDFPANTLRQYGIEAQHPDRFITYLMDLAPVAICDAARRQRMSLKNPPQSVDTLLAAYEQQGLFQTVAALRLYSEFL; from the coding sequence ATGGTGGGCAGTCTCATCGCCTTATTCGATGCATGTGTTCTCTATCCAGCTCCTCTTCGCGACTTTTTGATGCACTTGGCACTAACCGATCTATTTCGTGCAAAATGGACTGACGAGATTCATGATGAGTGGATTCGAAATTTACTGAAGAACAGAGCCGATCTCACGCAGGAGCGCCTTCAACGCACTAGAAATCTAATGAACAGTCATGTGCGCGACTGTCTAGTGTTTGGCTATGAAGAGCTGATTCCATCTCTGACCTTGCCTGATCAGAGCGATCGCCATGTTCTAGCGGCTGCAATTTATTCTGGTGCTGATGTTATTGTTACTTACAATTTATCCGATTTTCCAGCCAATACCCTTAGGCAGTATGGCATTGAGGCTCAACATCCTGATAGGTTTATTACCTATTTAATGGATTTGGCTCCAGTAGCAATCTGTGATGCTGCTAGACGACAGCGCATGAGCTTGAAAAACCCGCCTCAAAGTGTTGATACATTGCTCGCAGCTTATGAACAACAGGGATTATTTCAGACGGTGGCAGCACTGAGATTGTACAGTGAATTTCTCTGA
- the rppA gene encoding two-component system response regulator RppA, which produces MRILLVDDEPALTGPLSRVLTREGYQVDITHDGLEGSQLAQSGGYDVLILDWMLPALSGLELCQQLRAQGDTTPVLFLTAKDTLDDRVEGLDAGADDYLVKPFELRELLARVRALLRRPPTLEPSPTSRLQVDDLVLNLANQVAHRGDRSIDLSEKESQLLAYLMRHANDVLTHEQIQQHLWSADERPSSNALAAQIRLLRRKIEHDGEPQLIHTVYGKGYRLGEMSPG; this is translated from the coding sequence ATGCGAATTTTGTTGGTTGATGATGAGCCAGCTTTGACGGGCCCTCTCAGTCGCGTGCTGACGCGGGAGGGCTACCAGGTGGATATCACCCACGATGGTTTGGAGGGGAGTCAGCTTGCCCAGTCCGGTGGCTATGATGTCCTGATTCTTGACTGGATGCTTCCGGCCCTGAGTGGTTTGGAGCTTTGTCAGCAGTTGCGGGCGCAGGGTGATACGACGCCGGTGCTGTTTCTGACGGCGAAAGATACCTTGGATGATCGGGTGGAGGGGTTGGATGCTGGGGCGGATGACTATCTGGTGAAGCCCTTTGAGCTGCGGGAACTGTTGGCGCGGGTGCGGGCCCTGCTGCGCCGCCCGCCTACCCTTGAGCCCAGTCCTACATCCCGGTTGCAGGTGGATGATCTGGTGCTGAATCTAGCCAACCAGGTTGCTCATCGAGGCGATCGCTCTATTGATTTATCTGAAAAAGAAAGTCAGCTTCTAGCCTACCTCATGCGTCATGCTAATGATGTATTGACCCATGAACAGATTCAGCAACACCTTTGGTCTGCCGATGAACGTCCGAGCAGTAATGCCCTGGCTGCCCAAATTCGTCTGCTGCGCCGCAAGATAGAGCATGATGGTGAACCACAGCTTATTCATACAGTCTATGGTAAAGGCTACCGACTGGGGGAGATGTCTCCTGGCTGA
- the uvrB gene encoding excinuclease ABC subunit UvrB gives MAEFRVTAPFEPTGDQPKAIAQLVQGIQAGHRYQTLLGATGTGKTHTMARVIEQLGRPTLVLAHNKTLAAQLCNELRDFFPDNAVEYFISYYDYYQPEAYIPVTDTYIAKTASINEEIDMLRHSATRSLFERRDVIVVASISCIYGLGIPSEYLNAALPFRVGMEVNQRQILRDLASVQYERNDLDVGRGRFRVKGDVLEIGPAYEDRLIRIEFFGDEIDAIRYIDPLTGETLQSLESLNVYPARHFVTPDDRLDEACDAIEQELKMRLAELESENKLLEAQRLEQRTRYDLEMLREVGYCNGVENYARHLAGRIAGSPPECLIDYFPDDWLLVIDESHVSIPQIRGMYNGDRSRKMTLVDHGFRLPSAADNRPLKAEEFWDKAKQCVFVSATPGDWELEISEGQVVEQIIRPTGVLDPEIFVRPTEGQVDDLLGEIRLRVERQERTLITTLTKRMAEDLTDYFQERAVRVRYLHSEINSIERIEILQDLRNGQFDVLIGVNLLREGLDLPEVSLVAILDADKEGFLRAARSLIQTIGRAARHIDGKAILYADNLTDSMAYAISETERRRAIQQAYNEKHGITPKPIIKKQGNSILSFLEVSRRINAQDLEELYEQAHDLPLEDIPSLIVKLETQMKEAAKNLEFEEAAKFRDRIRQLRDKLVGRRSPTQD, from the coding sequence ATGGCTGAGTTTCGGGTAACAGCTCCCTTTGAACCAACCGGTGATCAACCGAAAGCGATCGCTCAACTGGTGCAAGGGATTCAGGCAGGACATCGCTACCAAACCCTTCTGGGCGCAACGGGCACGGGCAAAACCCACACCATGGCCCGAGTAATCGAGCAACTGGGACGTCCAACCCTAGTGCTCGCCCACAACAAAACCCTCGCCGCCCAGCTTTGCAACGAGCTGCGAGACTTTTTCCCGGACAATGCCGTGGAATATTTCATTAGCTACTACGACTATTACCAACCCGAAGCCTACATTCCCGTCACCGATACCTACATCGCCAAAACAGCCTCCATCAACGAAGAAATTGATATGCTGCGCCACTCCGCAACGCGATCGCTCTTTGAGCGGCGGGATGTGATTGTCGTAGCCTCCATTAGCTGTATCTATGGTTTGGGTATTCCGTCGGAATATTTGAATGCCGCCCTACCATTTCGCGTGGGCATGGAGGTCAATCAACGGCAGATCCTACGGGATCTCGCTTCGGTGCAGTATGAGCGCAATGACTTAGATGTGGGGCGCGGTCGCTTTCGGGTGAAGGGCGATGTGCTGGAAATTGGCCCGGCCTACGAAGATCGGTTGATTCGCATTGAGTTCTTTGGCGACGAAATTGACGCCATTCGCTACATTGATCCACTCACGGGCGAAACCCTGCAGAGCTTGGAGTCTCTGAACGTCTACCCAGCTCGCCACTTTGTCACGCCTGACGATCGCCTCGATGAAGCCTGTGATGCCATTGAGCAAGAGCTTAAGATGCGGCTGGCGGAGCTAGAGTCTGAGAATAAGCTCCTAGAAGCCCAGCGCCTCGAACAGCGCACCCGCTATGACCTAGAAATGCTGCGAGAGGTGGGCTACTGCAACGGCGTGGAAAACTATGCCCGGCACCTAGCCGGCCGCATTGCCGGATCACCACCGGAATGTTTAATCGACTATTTTCCAGACGACTGGCTGTTGGTGATTGATGAGTCCCATGTGTCTATTCCCCAGATCCGAGGCATGTACAATGGCGATCGCTCTCGGAAAATGACCCTGGTAGACCATGGCTTCCGGCTGCCCAGCGCAGCGGATAACCGTCCTCTGAAGGCCGAGGAATTCTGGGACAAAGCCAAGCAATGTGTGTTTGTCTCAGCAACCCCAGGGGATTGGGAACTAGAAATCTCCGAGGGTCAGGTGGTGGAGCAAATTATCCGCCCCACTGGCGTCCTGGATCCAGAAATTTTTGTGCGCCCCACCGAAGGGCAGGTCGATGACCTTCTGGGAGAAATTCGGCTACGGGTGGAGCGACAGGAACGCACGCTGATCACCACGTTGACCAAACGTATGGCAGAAGACCTGACAGACTACTTTCAAGAGCGCGCCGTGCGGGTACGATACCTCCATTCAGAAATTAATTCTATTGAGCGCATTGAAATTCTTCAGGATTTACGCAACGGTCAGTTTGATGTATTAATCGGCGTCAACCTCCTGCGGGAAGGGCTGGATTTACCAGAAGTATCCCTAGTTGCCATTCTCGATGCAGATAAAGAAGGTTTCCTCAGAGCAGCGCGATCGCTCATCCAAACCATCGGTCGGGCAGCACGACATATTGACGGCAAAGCTATTCTCTACGCCGATAACTTAACCGATAGCATGGCCTATGCCATCAGCGAAACAGAACGCCGCCGCGCCATCCAACAAGCCTACAACGAAAAACACGGAATTACGCCCAAACCTATTATCAAAAAGCAAGGCAATTCTATCTTATCGTTCCTAGAAGTATCTCGACGCATCAACGCTCAAGACTTAGAAGAACTCTATGAGCAAGCCCATGATCTACCCCTAGAAGATATTCCCAGCCTCATTGTCAAACTAGAAACACAGATGAAAGAAGCAGCTAAAAATCTTGAGTTTGAAGAAGCAGCCAAGTTCCGCGATCGCATCCGTCAACTGCGAGATAAGCTAGTAGGACGGCGATCGCCCACCCAAGACTAA
- a CDS encoding response regulator yields MKFSQSYVLVLDHQRDDVQQLRSILKRLRCPVVIVRSVEQAIATALETPPYLIILAGSHQTWPEHLVNDLRRIHQQCSITIVALTDCNAPSWLPQEENPGFDGFLVKPLNGDVMVSLVQSAWARQACCSTMLG; encoded by the coding sequence ATGAAATTCTCACAAAGCTATGTTCTAGTGCTGGATCATCAACGGGATGATGTCCAGCAGTTACGCTCGATTCTCAAACGATTAAGATGCCCAGTTGTGATTGTTCGATCAGTCGAACAGGCGATCGCCACTGCGCTAGAAACGCCACCCTATTTGATCATTTTGGCGGGCAGTCATCAGACCTGGCCCGAGCATTTGGTCAACGATCTTCGGCGCATTCATCAACAGTGCAGCATCACCATTGTGGCCTTAACTGACTGCAATGCACCTAGCTGGTTGCCCCAGGAAGAAAATCCAGGCTTTGATGGATTTTTGGTGAAACCTCTGAATGGGGACGTGATGGTGTCTTTGGTGCAATCGGCTTGGGCCCGTCAAGCCTGTTGCTCAACTATGCTGGGTTAG
- the rnc gene encoding ribonuclease III, whose product MPTLPPFRNMLLFQQAMTHRSYVNEHPSAGSHNERLEFLGDAVLNFLSGDFLYKRYPDKPEGDLTALRSALVDETQLARFALALGMDQPNMMRLGRGAERDGGRNNPNLLSSAFEAMIGAYFIDCDSNVEAVRAYLEPLFAAEVEDLAIAAPMGNMKSRFQEWALAEYGKNPKYTIVHQSGPDHAREFTAVVQVGSRTFGEGKGRRKQDAEKAAAAAALQQLGLLQKAGE is encoded by the coding sequence ATGCCCACACTTCCTCCCTTCCGCAACATGCTTCTGTTCCAACAAGCCATGACCCACCGCTCCTATGTCAACGAGCATCCATCGGCAGGCTCCCATAATGAACGTCTAGAATTTTTGGGGGATGCCGTGCTCAACTTTCTGAGCGGCGACTTTTTGTATAAGCGCTATCCCGATAAGCCCGAAGGTGACTTGACCGCCCTCCGATCGGCGCTTGTCGATGAAACTCAGCTTGCACGGTTTGCCCTGGCTTTGGGGATGGATCAACCCAACATGATGCGGTTGGGGCGCGGGGCGGAACGAGATGGAGGGCGCAACAATCCCAACCTGCTGAGCAGCGCCTTTGAAGCCATGATTGGGGCCTATTTTATAGATTGTGATTCCAATGTTGAGGCAGTGCGGGCCTATCTTGAACCGTTATTTGCCGCTGAAGTGGAAGATTTAGCGATCGCTGCTCCCATGGGCAACATGAAAAGCCGCTTCCAGGAATGGGCCTTGGCGGAATATGGCAAAAATCCCAAATACACCATCGTGCATCAGTCTGGTCCCGACCACGCCCGGGAGTTCACCGCTGTGGTGCAGGTGGGCAGCCGCACCTTTGGGGAAGGCAAAGGACGGCGCAAGCAAGATGCCGAGAAAGCAGCAGCAGCAGCAGCCCTGCAACAACTGGGTCTGCTGCAAAAGGCCGGGGAATGA
- a CDS encoding RNA chaperone Hfq, translating to MSTELDTGLPSIRLIQSLIKDSSEVELKMVTDDLLVGKILWQDPHCVCLVDHYNQQTVIYRHAIVFMKPKA from the coding sequence ATGAGTACCGAACTGGATACGGGCCTACCCAGCATTCGTCTAATTCAATCTCTTATTAAAGATTCCAGCGAAGTTGAGCTGAAAATGGTCACCGATGACCTATTGGTGGGCAAAATTCTTTGGCAAGATCCCCACTGTGTATGTCTGGTTGACCACTATAACCAACAGACGGTGATCTACCGTCATGCCATTGTCTTTATGAAGCCCAAAGCCTAA